In Achromobacter pestifer, the DNA window ACGCGGTGTTCTCGCTGGACTCGGTCATCACCGCGGTCGGCATGGTGGACCATCTGGCCATCATGATGATCGCCGTCATCATCGCCATCGGCATCATGCTGCTGGCGTCCAAGCCGTTGACGCGTTTCGTCAACGCCCACCCCACGGTGGTGGTGCTGTGCCTGGGCTTCCTGCTCATGATCGGTTTCTCGCTGCTGGCCGAGGCCTTCGGCTTCAAGGTGCCCAAGGGCTATCTGTATGCCGCCATCGGCTTCTCGGTCGCGATCGAGGCCTTGAACCAGGTGGCGCGCCGCAACCTGCTCAAGCTGGACGCGCGCCGCCCGATGCGCGAGCGCACGGCTTCCGCCGTGCTGCGCATGCTGGGCAAGCGGCCACCCGCCGACGAACCTGATCTGCCCCGCGCGGACGGTCCCGCCATCCCCGCGTTCGGGGTCGAGGAACGCAACATGGTCAGCGGCGTGCTGACGCTGGCCGAGCGCTCGATCCGCTCGATCATGACGCCGCGCACGGATGTGTCCTGGATCAACATCGATGACGATCCGGAAACCATCCGCCGCCAGCTGACCGAGGCGCCGCACAGTTTCTTCCCGGTTTGCCGCGGTTCGCTGGACGAGGTGCTGGGCATCGCGCGCGCCAAGGATCTGGTGGCCGACCTGATCACCGAGGGCCGGGTGCGCCGCAACCGCCTGCGCGACCCCATCATCGTGCACGAGTCCATCGGCATCCTGCGCCTGATGGACACGCTCAAGCGTTCGCGCGGCCAGCTGGTGCTGGTGGCCGACGAGTTCGGCGCCATCGAGGGCCTGGTGACGCCGATCGACGTCTTCGAGGCGATCGCCGGCGAATTCCCCGATGAGGACGAACTGCCCGACATCGTCGCCGACGGCGAGAACACCTGGAAAATCGACGGCGCAGCCGACCTGCACCATGTCGAGCAAGTGCTGGAAACCGAAGGCCTGGTCGATGATGCCCAGGATTTTTCAACCCTGGCGGGGTACCTCCTGTCGCGCTTCGGGCACCTGCCCAAGCCGGGCGACGTCTGCGAATACGAAATCCACCACGAGCATTTCCGCTTTGAAGTCCTGGAAATGGACGGACGCCGCATTGCGCTGGTGCGCGTCGAGAAGCGACCGCAGGAAATGCTTGCGGACGACGAATCCCTAGCCAACGATTAACTGAAACCGACCTCACACCGTGACCGAGAACACCCTATACCTGATCAAAGCTTTCGTCCTGGGCATCATCGAGGGCCTGACGGAATTCATACCCGTGTCCAGTACCGGCCACCTCATCCTGGTGGGCGACTGGATCAATTTCGAATCCAGCCAGGGCAAGGTGTTCGAGGTGGTGATCCAGCTGGGCTCCATCCTGGCGGTGATGTGGGTGTTCCGCGCGCGCCTGTTGACGCTGATCCGCGGCACGCTGACCGGGGTGCCCACCGAGGTGGCCTTCACCCGCAACCTGATCATCGCCTTCCTGCCGGCCGCCGTCATCGGCGCGATCTTCATCAAGTCCATCAAGAGCATCTTCTATCACCCGGCCGTGGTGGTCGTGACCCTGGTGCTGGGCGGCCTGATCATGCTGTACGTGGAGCGCAAGACGCACCACACGCCGGGCGACATGCCGGGCGCGGCCGACGATACCGCTTCGGATGAGCGCGCCACGGCCCGCACGCTGGAGCAGATCTCCTGGAAGCAGGCCCTGGGCGTG includes these proteins:
- a CDS encoding TerC family protein, yielding MEWLLDPTAWVGLLTLVVLEIVLGIDNLIFIAILADKLPPAQRDRARIMGLSLALIMRLGLLSVMSWLVTLTAPLFSIGPLSFSGRDLILMIGGLFLLFKGTMELHERLEGSQHAGSSGPRVYASFWVIVTQIVVLDAVFSLDSVITAVGMVDHLAIMMIAVIIAIGIMLLASKPLTRFVNAHPTVVVLCLGFLLMIGFSLLAEAFGFKVPKGYLYAAIGFSVAIEALNQVARRNLLKLDARRPMRERTASAVLRMLGKRPPADEPDLPRADGPAIPAFGVEERNMVSGVLTLAERSIRSIMTPRTDVSWINIDDDPETIRRQLTEAPHSFFPVCRGSLDEVLGIARAKDLVADLITEGRVRRNRLRDPIIVHESIGILRLMDTLKRSRGQLVLVADEFGAIEGLVTPIDVFEAIAGEFPDEDELPDIVADGENTWKIDGAADLHHVEQVLETEGLVDDAQDFSTLAGYLLSRFGHLPKPGDVCEYEIHHEHFRFEVLEMDGRRIALVRVEKRPQEMLADDESLAND
- a CDS encoding undecaprenyl-diphosphate phosphatase codes for the protein MTENTLYLIKAFVLGIIEGLTEFIPVSSTGHLILVGDWINFESSQGKVFEVVIQLGSILAVMWVFRARLLTLIRGTLTGVPTEVAFTRNLIIAFLPAAVIGAIFIKSIKSIFYHPAVVVVTLVLGGLIMLYVERKTHHTPGDMPGAADDTASDERATARTLEQISWKQALGVGVAQCLAMIPGTSRSGATIIGGMIAGIQRKTATEFSFFLAMPTMLGAAVYDLYKNMELLTQHDLTGIAVGFVAAFLSAMVVVRAVLRFVANHTYRVFAWYRIIFGGIVAAWIFTR